In Falco cherrug isolate bFalChe1 chromosome 5, bFalChe1.pri, whole genome shotgun sequence, one DNA window encodes the following:
- the LOC102050636 gene encoding glioma pathogenesis-related protein 1-like yields MKITLFFAALLLLDLFACCHPQYPLPDIEDAKFIEDCVRAHNTFRSKVNPPASNMLRMSWDAALAKTAKAWAKKCKFKHNTYLKIPGKMHPTFTPVGENIWTGTATIFSVDTALRDWFNEVSSYDFNTNSCTGMCGHYTQVVWAESYKVGCAVHFCNRVENFPGLFRAAHFVCDYGPAGNYPRKPYKAGRPCNGCSNEKCVDKLCENTEREKLINYAYWHPDWDTQPQPPRPHPPRPSTPSYIPPAEHPRPWCDQYCLSVAILRPLFLVLSVGAVLLLQERFPHAFFYA; encoded by the exons ATGAAAATCACCTTGTTCTTTGCTGCGTTGTTGCTACTGGATCTCTTTGCTTGCTGCCATCCGCAATATCCATTGCCTGACATAGAAGATGCAAAGTTCATTGAAGACTGTGTGAGAGCTCACAACACATTTCGATCGAAAGTGAATCCACCAGCCAGCAATATGTTGCGTATG TCCTGGGATGCTGCTTTAGCAAAGACTGCCAAAGCGTGGGCGAAGAAGTGCAAGTTTAAGCACAATACCTACCTTAAAATTCCAGGGAAGATGCATCCCACCTTTACTCCTGTTGGAGAAAACATCTGGACTGGCACAGCCACCATCTTCTCTGTCGATACAGCTCTCCGTGACTGGTTTAACGAAGTCAGCAGCTATGATTTCAACACCAATAGCTGTACTGGCATGTGTGGTCACTACACCCAG GTCGTTTGGGCAGAGAGTTACAAAGTTGGCTGCGCAGTTCACTTCTGCAATAGAGTTGAAAATTTTCCAGGGCTCTTCAGAGCAGCACATTTTGTTTGTGACTATGGGCCAGC GGGGAATTACCCAAGAAAACCATACAAAGCAGGAAGACCATGCAATGGATGCAGTAATGAGAAGTGTGTAGACAAGCTCTGTG aaaatacagaacgTGAGAAGCTGATAA ATTATGCCTACTGGCATCCAGACTGGGATACACAGCCCCAGCCACCGCGGCCCCATCCCCCCAGGCCTTCCACGCCGTCATACATCCCACCTGCTGAGCACCCGCGTCCCTGGTGTGACCAATACTGTCTTAGTGTTGCAATTTTAAGGCCACTGTTCTTGGTACTGAGTGTTGGTGCTGTTCTTTTATTACAAGAGCGGTTTCCTCACGCATTTTTTTATGCATAA